A window from Pyrococcus yayanosii CH1 encodes these proteins:
- the moaC gene encoding cyclic pyranopterin monophosphate synthase MoaC, with the protein MKLTHVDERGVKMVEVGHKPDVIRKAIAKGRIRLRAETVRLIREGKVEKGNVLAAAQIAAILAVKKTPELIPLCHPIPLTGIDVTFEFGEDYIEVTCEVRAHYKTGVEMEALTGVTVALLTIWDMVKAVEKDEHGQYPFTRIENIRVVEKMKGE; encoded by the coding sequence ATGAAGCTGACCCATGTCGATGAGCGGGGCGTCAAGATGGTCGAGGTCGGTCACAAGCCCGATGTCATAAGGAAGGCTATCGCCAAGGGCCGGATAAGGCTGAGGGCCGAGACTGTAAGGCTAATAAGGGAGGGGAAGGTGGAGAAGGGCAACGTCCTCGCTGCGGCCCAGATAGCGGCCATCCTAGCTGTAAAGAAGACGCCCGAGCTGATTCCACTCTGTCACCCAATACCGCTGACTGGTATCGACGTGACATTTGAATTCGGTGAGGACTACATCGAGGTCACGTGCGAGGTCCGCGCTCATTACAAGACGGGCGTCGAGATGGAGGCCTTAACGGGCGTAACTGTAGCCCTGCTCACGATTTGGGACATGGTGAAGGCTGTAGAGAAGGATGAGCACGGCCAGTACCCGTTCACGAGAATAGAAAATATCAGGGTGGTGGAGAAGATGAAGGGTGAGTGA
- a CDS encoding SDR family oxidoreductase — protein sequence MGVLVTASSQGIGLNVARELLKRNARVVISSRSEENLKRAAEELSSYGEVHYVRADLKEKGDLEKLVKEAWELLDGVDALVWNAGNVRCEPCLPHEATYMDWLEAALLHLVAPGYLTTLLVQTWLERKRKGVLVYLSSSSVLEPMPPLLLADATRAGLVQLAKGVSRVYGRKGIRAYTVLLGSFDTPGARENLRAIAEEREEPFEAVWEREVLGRTPLHRTGRWEELGSLVAFLLSGEAEYLLGSTILIDGAMTRAVNL from the coding sequence ATGGGGGTCCTTGTCACGGCATCCTCCCAGGGAATAGGACTAAATGTAGCTCGGGAACTTCTAAAGCGGAACGCAAGGGTCGTGATTAGTTCCAGGAGTGAGGAAAACCTTAAGAGAGCCGCCGAGGAGCTGTCCTCATACGGCGAGGTCCACTATGTAAGGGCAGACCTTAAAGAGAAAGGAGACCTAGAGAAGCTCGTCAAGGAGGCCTGGGAGCTCCTTGATGGCGTGGACGCCCTCGTATGGAACGCGGGAAACGTCCGGTGCGAGCCCTGCCTTCCCCACGAGGCGACATACATGGACTGGTTAGAGGCGGCCCTCCTCCATCTCGTCGCCCCCGGCTACCTAACGACGCTCCTCGTCCAGACGTGGCTTGAACGGAAGAGGAAGGGAGTTCTCGTGTACCTGAGCTCATCCTCTGTCCTAGAACCAATGCCTCCTCTTCTCCTTGCCGACGCAACGAGGGCCGGCCTCGTCCAGCTCGCCAAGGGAGTTTCGAGGGTTTATGGCAGGAAGGGTATAAGGGCCTACACGGTTCTGCTGGGGAGCTTCGACACGCCGGGTGCCCGGGAGAACTTGAGGGCGATAGCCGAGGAAAGAGAAGAACCCTTTGAAGCCGTCTGGGAAAGAGAAGTCCTTGGTAGAACGCCCCTTCACAGAACCGGAAGGTGGGAGGAGCTCGGTTCCCTTGTGGCCTTCCTCTTGAGCGGCGAGGCTGAGTACCTCCTCGGTTCGACAATCCTCATTGACGGCGCCATGACTAGAGCTGTGAACCTTTAG
- a CDS encoding GNAT family N-acetyltransferase encodes MIRQIVLRGKKVSLGILLKEDIPKVWLWYNDRDIRRFLSSPDALFYFEDEMEWYERVRREKERHRVFGILENRSDGLVGILGLHGIDFKNGYAELGYFLAKEFWGKGYATEAVSLALTYAFEWINLRKVIARVYAPNKASIRVLEKNGFILVGRLREHVYVPGHGFVDVLFYERFRNI; translated from the coding sequence ATGATAAGGCAGATAGTGCTTCGTGGAAAGAAGGTTTCCCTAGGCATCCTTCTCAAAGAGGACATTCCCAAGGTATGGCTCTGGTACAATGATAGGGACATTAGAAGATTTCTCTCGTCCCCAGACGCCCTCTTCTACTTCGAGGATGAGATGGAGTGGTATGAAAGGGTCAGGCGAGAAAAGGAGCGACATAGAGTGTTCGGAATATTAGAAAACCGGAGCGACGGCCTTGTTGGAATACTGGGACTCCATGGAATCGACTTCAAGAACGGTTACGCCGAGCTGGGATACTTTCTAGCGAAGGAATTCTGGGGAAAAGGATACGCTACGGAGGCCGTTTCCCTAGCCCTTACGTACGCCTTCGAGTGGATAAACCTCAGGAAAGTCATCGCTCGTGTTTACGCTCCAAACAAGGCATCCATCCGAGTGCTCGAAAAGAATGGCTTCATTCTAGTTGGCAGGCTGAGGGAGCACGTCTACGTCCCCGGCCACGGCTTCGTTGACGTACTCTTCTACGAGAGATTCAGAAACATTTAA
- a CDS encoding transcriptional regulator, translating to MMEKEKLINIVEGVLRRTGFRTARFNFRGGCFDLVASRYLLLLFIKTLVNIDAFTEEQAEDLKKLAKLFKASPLLVGLRTKNVELEEGVVYERFGVYAVSPETLYSLFVENEPPLIMAERGGFYVRIDGERLRRLREEHGYTLGELANLVGISRKSLQKYERGEGSVSLEVAIRLEEVFDEPIAKPIDILAARLEDVELEARPETKLEQEIFERLRRIGMGVVKIKRAPFNAVSKEEEEDIRLLTGIDERKTGSTVRRARLVGEITKVVGSEGLFILKDVKAEVVSEVPLLPKRVLEEVRDVDELIEVIEELRRSRLKF from the coding sequence ATGATGGAGAAAGAGAAGCTAATAAACATTGTGGAGGGCGTGCTGAGGAGGACAGGTTTCAGGACCGCGAGGTTCAACTTCCGGGGCGGATGCTTCGACTTAGTGGCCAGTAGATACCTCCTGCTCTTATTCATAAAAACCCTCGTCAACATAGATGCCTTCACTGAAGAGCAGGCCGAGGATCTCAAGAAGCTGGCTAAGCTCTTCAAGGCTTCTCCCCTTCTAGTGGGCCTCAGAACGAAGAACGTTGAACTGGAGGAGGGCGTCGTCTACGAGAGGTTTGGAGTATACGCCGTGAGCCCCGAGACCTTATACTCACTCTTCGTGGAGAACGAGCCTCCGCTGATAATGGCTGAGAGAGGCGGGTTCTACGTGAGGATTGACGGCGAGAGACTGAGGCGCCTCAGGGAGGAGCATGGATACACCCTTGGGGAGTTAGCCAACCTCGTCGGGATATCGAGGAAGAGCCTTCAGAAGTATGAGAGGGGAGAGGGCTCCGTCAGTCTTGAGGTGGCTATTAGGCTCGAGGAGGTATTCGACGAGCCCATAGCGAAGCCCATAGATATCTTGGCCGCTAGGCTGGAGGACGTAGAGCTGGAGGCGCGGCCCGAGACGAAGCTTGAGCAAGAGATCTTCGAGAGGTTGAGAAGGATAGGAATGGGTGTCGTGAAAATAAAGAGGGCTCCCTTCAACGCCGTTTCTAAAGAGGAGGAAGAGGACATAAGGCTCCTCACGGGGATAGACGAGAGGAAAACGGGCTCGACGGTTAGGAGGGCAAGGCTCGTCGGCGAGATAACGAAGGTAGTTGGAAGCGAGGGTCTCTTCATTCTGAAGGACGTCAAGGCCGAGGTCGTGAGCGAGGTTCCTCTCCTTCCGAAGAGGGTACTCGAAGAGGTAAGGGACGTAGATGAGCTCATAGAAGTTATTGAAGAGCTGAGAAGGAGCCGGCTTAAATTTTGA
- a CDS encoding MATE family efflux transporter, producing the protein MTDIRKKLWQLAWPAIMGNISQTLLNLVDTMIVGHVSAVAVGAVGLGGQVSWFMFPVMIAVSTGTLALVARRVGEGNMGEASHVAEQSMCLAFLLGIPIMLFGWFLGDDVLRIMGAKGEVLELGYAYLKVLFAFYPIRFMGFAFFSALRGAGDTKTPMKLNILMNLVNAVLDYLLVFGKLGFPRLGPVGAAWASGVGITSAFIVGMFLFLRKKLILKPVLDLRLRLDIIGKVLHIGIPTMVERGLFSFYNFLYMSIVTRFGNIALAAHQIGLRVESIAYMPAFGFSIATSSLVGQSLGAKKPEQAEAVVREALKMVTLFMSVMAIVLIAFPHYLVRPFLNPSDPHYSDVLRLASIYLIIVGISEIPLGWTFVFSGALRGAGDTKSPMYVTAVSKLLFRIVPSYLLGFGFAFMGFTFEGLGVIAAWLAMTLETFTTALLFWWVFRKGRWKTIKI; encoded by the coding sequence ATGACCGACATAAGGAAGAAGCTATGGCAGCTGGCATGGCCGGCGATAATGGGGAACATAAGTCAGACGCTCCTCAACCTAGTTGATACAATGATTGTGGGCCACGTCAGCGCCGTGGCTGTTGGTGCTGTCGGACTAGGGGGGCAGGTCAGCTGGTTCATGTTCCCAGTCATGATAGCCGTTTCAACGGGAACGCTTGCACTCGTGGCTAGGAGAGTCGGAGAGGGCAACATGGGTGAGGCATCTCATGTCGCCGAGCAGAGCATGTGCCTTGCATTCCTACTCGGCATACCCATCATGCTCTTCGGCTGGTTCCTAGGAGACGACGTCCTCAGGATTATGGGGGCCAAGGGAGAGGTTCTTGAGCTCGGATACGCCTATCTGAAGGTTCTCTTCGCTTTCTATCCGATAAGGTTCATGGGGTTCGCCTTCTTCTCCGCCTTGAGGGGGGCCGGAGACACAAAGACTCCTATGAAGCTGAACATCCTGATGAACCTCGTAAACGCAGTCCTCGACTACCTTCTCGTATTCGGCAAGCTTGGATTTCCTAGGCTAGGACCGGTTGGAGCTGCGTGGGCGTCGGGTGTTGGGATAACGAGCGCCTTCATCGTTGGGATGTTCCTGTTCCTCAGGAAGAAGCTAATCCTCAAGCCAGTCCTTGACCTAAGGCTGAGGTTGGATATAATCGGGAAGGTGCTCCACATTGGCATCCCCACGATGGTCGAGAGGGGCCTCTTCAGCTTCTACAACTTTCTCTACATGAGCATAGTTACTCGCTTCGGAAACATAGCTCTCGCAGCCCACCAGATTGGTCTCCGCGTCGAGAGCATAGCTTACATGCCAGCTTTCGGCTTTAGCATAGCCACTTCCTCGCTGGTCGGTCAGAGCCTTGGAGCCAAGAAGCCCGAACAGGCAGAGGCAGTTGTGAGGGAGGCCCTCAAGATGGTGACGCTCTTCATGAGCGTTATGGCTATCGTGCTCATAGCCTTCCCCCATTACCTCGTCCGTCCCTTCCTCAACCCCTCTGACCCCCACTACTCCGATGTGCTCAGGCTGGCCAGCATATACCTTATAATCGTCGGAATCAGTGAAATCCCTCTCGGCTGGACCTTTGTCTTCAGCGGCGCCCTGAGGGGTGCGGGCGACACCAAGAGCCCCATGTACGTAACGGCGGTGAGCAAGCTCCTCTTCAGAATAGTACCCTCCTACCTCCTTGGCTTTGGGTTCGCCTTTATGGGATTCACTTTCGAGGGGCTCGGCGTCATAGCGGCCTGGCTCGCCATGACCCTTGAGACCTTCACAACGGCCCTACTCTTCTGGTGGGTATTCAGGAAGGGCAGATGGAAGACAATCAAAATTTAA